tatatctttttctcaacacgctttctaacgaagacccattagtcaataggttttatgttaggaggtgttggcatcattggctcaaaaatcttgacatcagggggaggtatgatgtctacatgttcgatctcgaagagtgaaggacgtgttgtgctcttttttcccttcgaccatgattatttttgtcccacagggtttttgttacctggcaagttttttagtgaggcaatgatcaaaacgtcatcaccgagtttgagcggcacaagggggagtgtggaaggatgtcgactactccacattcacgcgcgttgtgctctttttctccttcgaccaatgttgttttttcccacagggtttttattacttggcaaggtttttgacgaggcaacttagaagcgcatagcagaggcaacattattgacatggaatatccaagggggagtgttgtaaatgataatgactattcatgcaatagatattgcttaatgtatgcgattgacagactcttaatgtatgcgattgacagactcataatgtatgcgattgacatacttgtaatgtgcgattgattagtacagctattatgtattgccttttgtatacatgatgtaaccctatataaacctcatggtgagatgaatacaatacaattatccaattctctacaacaggTTATTGTATTATCATTTTTAAGGCTGAGATCAATTTGCCTTCACTCGCCTTGAAGTTGGGTGCGACATACAAAAACTGCTATACTTGGTTTCAAACAAGATAGTTAAAGCCATGATCGAGCAGTCATCAATGCATATTCCTCGCATAAGGATTTGATTAATCGTGGATAAGAGTCCAATGTTTCTCTAGGACATACATGGCTAAACAACTTTGTGAGGTGAGATGTGACCTAGAAAGCAAAGGGgtaaattgatttgattttcagCTACTAATTAAACTCAATGACATTGTCTCAGTCTGGATAAGAAAAATTGTAATAAGTTTTCATCAACACTGGATACATAGTCATAAAAGTAGAGAACAAACTCTAAAACAAATTATAATCGATTTCTTATTGTAGAAAAGAATGTGAACTTATTGCATCATCATAGCATTTGAAAAGTCCATGTCCGGGTGCTGAGCCATGAACTTCTTCAACAGCTCCTGCTTCTGCAGCTCATCACTAGTTGGAAGTCCCCTCTGCTTCTGTCTCTGATCAAACATCATCTTCTCCACAGTCTGACGTGTTTCAGAATCCAGGTCGGATAGTTTGCTGGGTTCAGGTTCAACCTTTTGAGTGTCTATTTCGGGATCACCTTTCACTAAAGACTTCCACCAGTCCTGTTGGTTCTTCTTGGTCAAAAGAATGGAGACAGCAGTCTGATCCTCTATGCTCCACAAACAATCATCAGGCTTGATTGACTGAAAGAGGTAACCATCAATTATAGGAGGCTGCCCTTTGAGTCCAAACTTGAGATGGTTTGTCTTCACCTCGTATACAACATCCCTTTTCTTAGTTCCAGCAGGCACTGGAATCAGTACGTTAACCTCCTGCAGGCTCTGCGTCCATGAGTATTTCTCAAAATCAAGACCATTCCCTTTGTTTGGAACTTTCAAGCCACTCTTCTTCCCT
Above is a genomic segment from Rosa chinensis cultivar Old Blush chromosome 3, RchiOBHm-V2, whole genome shotgun sequence containing:
- the LOC112194210 gene encoding protein BOBBER 1, whose protein sequence is MAIISDIQEDQNENQVKVPSSQPSLVEVKAEEKRVKEEDKGKKSGLKVPNKGNGLDFEKYSWTQSLQEVNVLIPVPAGTKKRDVVYEVKTNHLKFGLKGQPPIIDGYLFQSIKPDDCLWSIEDQTAVSILLTKKNQQDWWKSLVKGDPEIDTQKVEPEPSKLSDLDSETRQTVEKMMFDQRQKQRGLPTSDELQKQELLKKFMAQHPDMDFSNAMMMQ